In the Anguilla anguilla isolate fAngAng1 chromosome 7, fAngAng1.pri, whole genome shotgun sequence genome, one interval contains:
- the LOC118231549 gene encoding G protein-regulated inducer of neurite outgrowth 3-like, whose amino-acid sequence MGTIPKPKRTVTIQMGPHIAVVDSFGNKEPTASWEKEPNLKLNSTSTPPKEHRQDNVCMDMSTANRIHHSRQPSRADMSASASVGHGGSGDSEGLIGRGLVQTGALIGQGVGDSRALIGQGAGDSGALIGQGAGDSRALIGQGVGDSRALIGQGAGDLRESPRKGCQASAGQESPIPPKDDLRACDGVSKALGFEERSVDPTAARLRSHTPEGFQKREVTSASTQAARETSGPERASEARVAKRDHAGIPGIPGIPAGEDVPVKSDGSVHTALPAQTAKPEVHQENSEHQGSERGETSLLSLREGLSGGQVTSATLHRTGLTDTEGNPSAHCPTQEELGAQNGSGSSSHPHSSGLLLGDSAGGQWSRPDRAQAAEGAPQSTGTATQEVQLIQRGLCKRFQDVATMTASPERGGPSGVAWRDAEVQAVPEVCSRSAGTSPSRFPLATPPGLCCAPAGGSAGPAGAGPVHAGSQPAAHPPRDDASPKEGGVFSDACVQTAVSVSSRARTGPSPPPSSPVPESGRSGGILGKSTGASRHSGSAGHQDMELGARPKEPGLHLGHVQKGPLQPVYQISTAACSQSNHASSSFREKEPSIADQQSLSQSESSNGDHTGSLHNKPIVSNRACHAVADVMSFPDQSVSGPTDPACSSPQDSRLQVETQMPPGVQSQQVEPLVVETCPERKDVPGEGKSDPESEQSSGPDQSRSKAGPDQSRSKAGPDQSRSKAGPGQSDAAVPPRPDQGGSEDEGKAGAVPEVVWDEQGMTWEVYGASVDLESLGFAIQSHLLCKIKEHEKQIQTQTTRLGRSLSSESPRAGKTRKRPRSVFRSLLQNVRRPPCCLRTPASALE is encoded by the exons ATGGGCACCATCCCCAAACCGAAAAGGACTGTCACCATTCAGATGGGACCTCACATTGCTGTCGTGGACAGCTTTGGGAACAAGGAGCCCACTGCCAGCTGGGAGAAGGAGCCAAACCTGAAATTGAACAGCACATCTACACCCCCGAAGGAGCACAGGCAGGATAATGTGTGCATGGACATGAGCACGGCCAACAGAATCCACCACAGCAGACAGCCGAGCAGGGCAGACATGTCCGCCTCAGCCTCCGTGGGTCACGGAGGGAGCGGGGATTCTGAGGGCCTGATTGGACGAGGCCTGGTGCAGACTGGAGCTCTGATAGGTCAGGGTGTGGGCGATTCGAGAGCTCTGATAGGTCAGGGTGCGGGGGATTCGGGAGCTTTGATAGGTCAGGGTGCGGGGGATTCTAGAGCTCTGATAGGTCAGGGTGTGGGGGATTCAAGAGCTCTGA TTGGTCAGGGTGCGGGCGATCTGAGAGAGAGCCCCAGGAAGGGCTGCCAAGCAAGCGCAGGGCAGGAGTCGCCAATACCGCCAAAGGACGATTTGCGAGCGTGCGACGGGGTCTCGAAGGCGCTAGGCTTTGAGGAGCGGTCCGTGGATCCCACAGCAGCGAGGCTCAGGTCTCACACACCTGAAGGTTTCCAAAAACGTGAAGTGACCTCGGCGTCCACTCAGGCAGCGAGGGAAACGTCTGGGCCAGAGCGGGCCTCCGAAGCGCGGGTGGCGAAGCGAGACCACGCTGGCATCCCGGGCATCCCGGGCATCCCTGCTGGTGAAGACGTGCCGGTGAAATCTGATGGTTCTGTCCACACTGCGCTCCCGGCACAAACCGCCAAGCCTGAGGTTCACCAGGAGAACTCTGAACACCAGggaagtgagagaggagagacgtCACTTCTCAGTCTGAGGGAAGGCCTCTCAGGAGGCCAGGTAACCAGCGCTACTCTGCACCGCACCGGGCTGACGGACACCGAGGGGAACCCGAGCGCCCACTGTCCCACGCAGGAGGAGTTAGGGGCGCAGAACGGCTCGGGCAGCTCCTCACATCCTCACTCCTcagggctgctgctgggggACTCTGCTGGAGGGCAGTGGAGCAGACCAGACCGTGCACAGGCGGCAGAGGGAGCTCCGCAGAGCACAGGTACCGcgacacaggaagtgcagctgATACAAAGAGGACTCTGCAAACGCTTCCAGGACGTCGCCACCATGACCGCGTCCCCCGAGCGCGGCGGGCCGTCCGGAGTGGCATGGCGGGACGCGGAGGTGCAGGCGGTCCCGGAGGTCTGCAGCAGGTCCGCGGGGACGAGCCCCTCCCGCTTCcctctggccacgccccccggACTCTGCTGCGCGCCAGCAGGAGGGAGCGCTGGTCCCGCGGGGGCcggcccagtgcatgctgggtcaCAACCCGCGGCTCACCCGCCACGGGACGACGCTTCGCCGAAAGAGGGCGGGGTCTTCAGCGACGCGTGCGTCCAAACCGCCGTCTCCGTCTCCTCTCGGGCCCGCACCGGTCCGTCTCCGCCCCCCAGCAGCCCGGTCCCGGAGAGCGGCAGGTCGgggggcattctgggtaaaagCACTGGAGCCAGCCGCCATTCTGGCTCTGCAGGGCATCAGGACATGGAGCTGGGAGCAAGGCCCAAAGAGCCAGGGCTGCATCTGGGCCATGTCCAGAAAGGGCCTTTACAGCCGGTTTATCAGATCAGCACTGCGGCGTGTAGCCAGTCAAACCACGCTTCCAGCAGCTTCCGTGAGAAGGAGCCATCGATAGCAGACCAGCAGAGTTTGTCCCAGTCAGAGTCTTCCAATGGAGACCATACAGGCAGCCTGCATAATAAACCTATAGTCTCTAATCGCGCGTGTCATGCTGTCGCTGATGTCATGAGCTTTCCTGACCAATCAGTGAGCGGTCCCACAGATCCAGCCTGCTCCTCACCGCAGGACTCCAGGCTTCAGGTAGAGACACAAATGCCGCCTGGTGTGCAAAGCCAGCAGGTGGAGCCGCTCGTGGTGGAGACATGCCCCGAGCGAAAGGACGTTCCAGGTGAAGGGAAGTCCGATCCAGAATCAGAGCAGAGCAGCGGTCCGGATCAGAGCCGGTCCAAAGCTGGTCCGGATCAGAGCCGGTCCAAAGCTGGTCCGGATCAGAGCCGGTCCAAAGCCGGGCCGGGTCAGAGCGACGCGGCCGTCCCGCCGCGCCCGGATCAGGGCGGTTCTGAAGACGAGGGCAAGGCGGGCGCGGTGCCCGAGGTGGTGTGGGACGAGCAGGGCATGACGTGGGAGGTGTACGGCGCGTCCGTCGACCTCGAGTCCCTGGGCTTCGCCATCCAGAGCCACCTGCTGTGCAAGATCAAAGAGCACGAGAAGCAGATCCAGACGCAGACGACCCGCCTGGGCCGGTCCCTGTCCTCCGAGTCGCCCCGCGCCGGGAAGACCCGGAAGAGACCGCGCAGCGTCTTCCGCTCGCTGCTGCAGAACGTCCGCCGGCCCCCGTGCTGCCTGCGCACGCCTGCGTCCGCGctggagtga